A stretch of DNA from Dehalococcoidia bacterium:
CATTCGGTTGACAATAACAGGCTGGTCATCTATGATTAGAAAACCGATGTCACTCTGGAACAAACCCGTTCATCCCTCCTTCCCTTCATACCGTGTTCCAAAAGGAGTTAATCATGCCTTTTAAACTGGGGCCTTTAGAGCTCGTCGTTATTCTGGTTATAGTTTTGCTTATTTTCGGAGTCGGCAAATTGCCGCAGATCGGTTCCGCGCTCGGTAAGACGATGAAAGCCTTCAAGACCGGGCAGACTGACGACGAAGAGGAAGAGGCTAAACCACGCCCCAAGGCCCGCAAGAAGGCAGCCAAGAAAACAGCCGAAGCTTAAAGGCTCGCTTGCTTTT
This window harbors:
- the tatA gene encoding twin-arginine translocase TatA/TatE family subunit, translated to MPFKLGPLELVVILVIVLLIFGVGKLPQIGSALGKTMKAFKTGQTDDEEEEAKPRPKARKKAAKKTAEA